From the Prunus dulcis chromosome 4, ALMONDv2, whole genome shotgun sequence genome, one window contains:
- the LOC117626068 gene encoding ubiquitin-like modifier-activating enzyme atg7 isoform X2: MEGSSGKSILQFAPFQSSVDEGFWHRLSSLKLNKFGIDDSPIPITGFYAPCSHSQVSNHLTLLAESLPSDSSEESEVPEISRGNRNRCSVPGILYNTNTVERFHGLDKQGLLKAEAQKIWEDIHNGRALEDSSVLSRFLLISFADLKKWSFHYWFAFPALVLDPPATLVNLRPASQCFSLEEAESLSAAFNEWRNSSLTADVPFFLVQIDTNSHAAIKHLKDWETCQSADGHKLLFGFYDPCHLPNNPGWPLRNFLALICSRWDIKSVHFLCYRENRGFADLGLSLVGEALITVPQGWRDHPYVPNAVGWELNKGRKIPRGISLAKSMDPTRLAISAADLNLKLMRWRALPSLNLNSLSSLKCLLLGAGTLGCQVARTLMAWGVRRITLVDNGRVAMSNPLRQSLYTLDDCLNGGEFKATAAVNSLKRIFPAVEAKGVVMAIPMPGHPVPSQEEQTVLDDCRSLHDLIDSHDVVFLLTDTRESRWLPSLLCANTNKITITAALGFDSFLVMRHGAGPFSSSHDSKAEAANSLSADMSNLGLTDRDGGKRLGCYFCNDVVAPIDSTSNRTLDQQCTVTRPGLAPIASALAVELLVGILHHPHGIFAEGDVLNSSNSESSEQPLGILPHQIRGSLAQFSQMTLVGHSSDSCTACCGGV; encoded by the exons ATGGAGGGGAGCAGTGGCAAATCCATACTTCAATTCGCACCGTTTCAGAGCTCGGTGGACGAGGGTTTCTGGCACAGACTGTCTTCATTGAAGCTCAACAAGTTTGGCATCGATGACTCTCCCATTCCCATCACTG GTTTCTATGCACCGTGCTCACATTCTCAAGTATCAAATCATTTAACTCTTCTAGCTGAGTCTTTGCCTTCGGATTCAAGTGAAGAATCAGAGGTACCAGAAATAAGTCGAGGGAATAGGAACAGATGCTCCGTCCCTGGCATCCTTTACAACACCAATACGGTAGAAAGGTTTCATGGACTTGACAAACAGGGCTTACTTAAGGCAGAAGCACAAAAG ATTTGGGAGGACATCCATAATGGAAGAGCTTTGGAGGACAGTTCAGTACTTTCCAGGTTCCTCCTTATCTCTTTTGCAGACCTGAAAAAATGGAGCTTTCATTACTGGTTTGCTTTTCCTGCTCTGGTGCTTGATCCTCCAGCAACCTTGGTTAATTTGAGGCCAGCTTCACAATGTTTTAGCTTGGAGGAG GCGGAATCTCTTTCAGCAGCATTTAATGAGTGGCGTAACTCAAGCTTAACAGCAG ATGTGCCGTTCTTTTTGGTTCAAATTGATACAAATTCACACGCTGCTATTAAGCATCTAAAGGATTGGGAAACCTGCCAAAGTGCTGATGGTCACAAG TTACTATTTGGATTTTACGATCCATGCCATCTTCCAAACAATCCTGGTTGGCCTCTTCGCAACTTCCTTGCACTTATTTGCTCAAGATGGGATATAAAGTCTGTTCACTTTTTATGCTATAGAGAGAATCGTGGTTTCGCAGATCTGGGATTGTCCCTTGTTGGTGAAGCTCTGATTACAGTTCCACAAG GATGGAGGGATCATCCTTATGTACCTAATGCAGTGGGGTGGGAACTTAACAAAGGGAGAAAAATACCCAGGGGTATTAGCCTGGCTAAATCTATGGATCCAACTAG GTTGGCCATATCTGCTgcagatttgaatttgaaactaATGAGATGGCGTGCTTTGCCTTCTCTGAACTTAAATAGCTTGTCTTCTCTCAAGTGTCTCCTCCTTGGAGCAGGTACACTTGGATGCCAGGTTGCTCGCACGCTTATG GCTTGGGGTGTCCGCAGAATTACATTGGTTGACAATGGCAGGGTGGCTATGTCAAATCCATTGAGGCAATCCCTGTATACATTAGATGATTGCCTAAATGGTGGTGAGTTTAAAGCTACAGCAGCAGTTAATAGTCTCAAGAGAATATTTCCAGCTGTG GAAGCAAAGGGTGTTGTCATGGCTATACCAATGCCTGGACATCCTGTTCCTAGTCAAGAAGAGCAGACTGTGCTTGATGATTGTCGATCCCTACATGATTTAATTGATTCTCATGATGTAGTTTTCTTGTTGACTGATACAAGAGAAAGTCGGTGGCTaccatctcttctttgtgcaaATACTAACAAG ATTACTATAACTGCAGCTTTAGGATTTGATAGCTTCTTGGTTATGCGCCATGGAGCAGGTCCTTTTAGCTCTAGCCATGACTCAAAAGCTGAAGCTGCAAATTCTTTATCTGCTGATATGAGCAACCTTGGCCTGACTGATAGAGATGGAGGGAAGAGATTGGGCTGTTACTTCTGCAATGATGTGGTTGCACCTATCGAT TCAACTTCAAACCGCACACTGGACCAGCAATGTACTGTTACACGCCCAGGCCTTGCTCCTATTGCCTCAGCTCTTGCAGTTGAGCTCTTAGTAGGAATCCTGCATCACCCTCACGG GATATTTGCGGAAGGTGATGTTTTAAACTCCAGTAATAGTGAAAGCAGTGAGCAGCCTCTTGGTATTTTACCCCATCAAATTCGAGGTTCCCTCGCACAGTTTTCACAGATGACACTTGTGGGCCACTCCTCAGACAGTTGTACGGCTTGTTGCG GTGGTGTCTGA
- the LOC117626196 gene encoding uncharacterized protein YNL011C isoform X1: MADSWLGPCPSRSPSLILTLSFPQFPWRSHSMSTLRSQNPKHFRCYSFSSIPNPSPVMPSLLVFSGGTAFNGVVEELKNFTTRVAHVLPVSDDGGSTAEIVRVLGGPAVGDIRSRCLRLADKSSSEAVAVRRLLGHRLPLDSRQAKSEWYDIVEGEHSLWTGVSKPYRETIRAFLVYFQNQILRRSDESFSFSNGSIGNFFFAGARTFFQSLDAAIFLFSRVSDIPSESLVLPVISTNDRLTLGCELWDGTIIRGQNEISHPTKGYMEPVNKESSSFPALPSRIKRVFYMSSEGQNLLHEVFPAANPSVLDQLRNVDCVVYAMGSLFTSICPSLVLIGIGEIISSRSCPKVLLLNGTRDRETSGFSASCFVTAITDALNRTYGNPHNCLANLPSQYINTVLVPKGGEIPIDVQHLAAQGIFNVIVVDSIHDPKAGVVFDTKSLIQALVDVIGRYTSTNLTAVV; encoded by the exons ATGGCGGACAGTTGGTTGGGCCCATGTCCCTCTCGCTCTCCCTCTCTGATTCTCACTCTCAGTTTCCCCCAATTTCCTTGGAGATCTCATTCCATGTCTACCCTTCGctcccaaaaccctaaacattTCCGTTGCTACTCCTTCTCCTCCatccctaaccctagccctgTCATGCCTTCCTTGCTCGTCTTTTCAG GTGGGACTGCGTTCAACGGCGTCGTTGAGGAGCTCAAGAATTTCACTACTCGCGTAGCTCACGTCCTTCCTGTTTCCGACGATGGAGGAAGTACGGCTGAGATTGTTCGTGTTCTCG GCGGTCCTGCTGTCGGAGATATACGGTCCAGATGTTTGAGATTGGCCGATAAGAGCTCTTCTGAGGCTGTGGCAGTCCGGAGATTGCTTGGTCACCGTTTACCTCTTGATTCGCGTCAAGCCAAATCTGAATG GTATGATATTGTGGAAGGAGAACATTCGCTATGGACGGGAGTATCAAAACCCTACAGGGAAACCATTCGAGCTTTTCTAGTTTATTTTCAGAATCAG ATACTCCGGCGATCTGATGAATCATTTAGCTTCAGTAATGGCAG CATCGGGAATTTCTTCTTTGCAGGAGCACGCACATTTTTTCAGTCCTTAGATGCtgcaatatttttgttttctcgtGTGTCAGATATCCCCTCAGAGAGTCTGGTCCTCCCAGTCATTTCTACTAACGACAGGCTTACATTAGGATGTGAATTATGG GATGGAACTATAATACGAGGCCAGAACGAAATTTCTCATCCAACCAAGGGATATATGGAACCTGTCAATAAG GAAAGCTCTTCATTTCCAGCACTTCCTTCGAGAATAAAGCGGGTATTCTACATGTCAAGTGAGGGCCAAAACTTGCTGCATGAG GTGTTCCCTGCTGCAAACCCATCTGTCTTGGATCAGTTACGTAATGTGGATTGCGTAGTTTATGCTATGGGATCCCTCTTTACTTCTATTTGCCCATCACTG GTATTAATTGGCATTGGGGAGATTATATCTTCAAGGTCCTGCCCCAAG GTGCTTTTGTTAAATGGTACCCGTGACCGAGAGACAAGTGGCTTTTCAGCTTCTTGCTTTGTAACTGCTATCACAGATGCATTAAATCGAACATATGGAAATCCTCATAACTGTCTTGCAAACCTT CCCAGCCAATACATCAATACTGTATTAGTGCCCAAAGGTGGTGAGATTCCTATAGATGTTCAACACTTGGCTGCCCAAGGAATCTTTAATGTG ATCGTTGTTGATTCTATACATGATCCAAAAGCTGGTGTAGTATTTGACACGAAGTCGTTAATACAAGCCCTTGTTGACGTGATAGGCAGATACACGAGTACAAATCTTACAGCGGTAGTCTAA
- the LOC117626068 gene encoding ubiquitin-like modifier-activating enzyme atg7 isoform X1, producing the protein MEGSSGKSILQFAPFQSSVDEGFWHRLSSLKLNKFGIDDSPIPITGFYAPCSHSQVSNHLTLLAESLPSDSSEESEVPEISRGNRNRCSVPGILYNTNTVERFHGLDKQGLLKAEAQKIWEDIHNGRALEDSSVLSRFLLISFADLKKWSFHYWFAFPALVLDPPATLVNLRPASQCFSLEEAESLSAAFNEWRNSSLTADVPFFLVQIDTNSHAAIKHLKDWETCQSADGHKLLFGFYDPCHLPNNPGWPLRNFLALICSRWDIKSVHFLCYRENRGFADLGLSLVGEALITVPQGWRDHPYVPNAVGWELNKGRKIPRGISLAKSMDPTRLAISAADLNLKLMRWRALPSLNLNSLSSLKCLLLGAGTLGCQVARTLMAWGVRRITLVDNGRVAMSNPLRQSLYTLDDCLNGGEFKATAAVNSLKRIFPAVEAKGVVMAIPMPGHPVPSQEEQTVLDDCRSLHDLIDSHDVVFLLTDTRESRWLPSLLCANTNKITITAALGFDSFLVMRHGAGPFSSSHDSKAEAANSLSADMSNLGLTDRDGGKRLGCYFCNDVVAPIDSTSNRTLDQQCTVTRPGLAPIASALAVELLVGILHHPHGIFAEGDVLNSSNSESSEQPLGILPHQIRGSLAQFSQMTLVGHSSDSCTACCGTVVSEYRKRGMEFILQAINHPTYLEDLTGLTELMKSASSFELDWDDGTDEDDDDCVEV; encoded by the exons ATGGAGGGGAGCAGTGGCAAATCCATACTTCAATTCGCACCGTTTCAGAGCTCGGTGGACGAGGGTTTCTGGCACAGACTGTCTTCATTGAAGCTCAACAAGTTTGGCATCGATGACTCTCCCATTCCCATCACTG GTTTCTATGCACCGTGCTCACATTCTCAAGTATCAAATCATTTAACTCTTCTAGCTGAGTCTTTGCCTTCGGATTCAAGTGAAGAATCAGAGGTACCAGAAATAAGTCGAGGGAATAGGAACAGATGCTCCGTCCCTGGCATCCTTTACAACACCAATACGGTAGAAAGGTTTCATGGACTTGACAAACAGGGCTTACTTAAGGCAGAAGCACAAAAG ATTTGGGAGGACATCCATAATGGAAGAGCTTTGGAGGACAGTTCAGTACTTTCCAGGTTCCTCCTTATCTCTTTTGCAGACCTGAAAAAATGGAGCTTTCATTACTGGTTTGCTTTTCCTGCTCTGGTGCTTGATCCTCCAGCAACCTTGGTTAATTTGAGGCCAGCTTCACAATGTTTTAGCTTGGAGGAG GCGGAATCTCTTTCAGCAGCATTTAATGAGTGGCGTAACTCAAGCTTAACAGCAG ATGTGCCGTTCTTTTTGGTTCAAATTGATACAAATTCACACGCTGCTATTAAGCATCTAAAGGATTGGGAAACCTGCCAAAGTGCTGATGGTCACAAG TTACTATTTGGATTTTACGATCCATGCCATCTTCCAAACAATCCTGGTTGGCCTCTTCGCAACTTCCTTGCACTTATTTGCTCAAGATGGGATATAAAGTCTGTTCACTTTTTATGCTATAGAGAGAATCGTGGTTTCGCAGATCTGGGATTGTCCCTTGTTGGTGAAGCTCTGATTACAGTTCCACAAG GATGGAGGGATCATCCTTATGTACCTAATGCAGTGGGGTGGGAACTTAACAAAGGGAGAAAAATACCCAGGGGTATTAGCCTGGCTAAATCTATGGATCCAACTAG GTTGGCCATATCTGCTgcagatttgaatttgaaactaATGAGATGGCGTGCTTTGCCTTCTCTGAACTTAAATAGCTTGTCTTCTCTCAAGTGTCTCCTCCTTGGAGCAGGTACACTTGGATGCCAGGTTGCTCGCACGCTTATG GCTTGGGGTGTCCGCAGAATTACATTGGTTGACAATGGCAGGGTGGCTATGTCAAATCCATTGAGGCAATCCCTGTATACATTAGATGATTGCCTAAATGGTGGTGAGTTTAAAGCTACAGCAGCAGTTAATAGTCTCAAGAGAATATTTCCAGCTGTG GAAGCAAAGGGTGTTGTCATGGCTATACCAATGCCTGGACATCCTGTTCCTAGTCAAGAAGAGCAGACTGTGCTTGATGATTGTCGATCCCTACATGATTTAATTGATTCTCATGATGTAGTTTTCTTGTTGACTGATACAAGAGAAAGTCGGTGGCTaccatctcttctttgtgcaaATACTAACAAG ATTACTATAACTGCAGCTTTAGGATTTGATAGCTTCTTGGTTATGCGCCATGGAGCAGGTCCTTTTAGCTCTAGCCATGACTCAAAAGCTGAAGCTGCAAATTCTTTATCTGCTGATATGAGCAACCTTGGCCTGACTGATAGAGATGGAGGGAAGAGATTGGGCTGTTACTTCTGCAATGATGTGGTTGCACCTATCGAT TCAACTTCAAACCGCACACTGGACCAGCAATGTACTGTTACACGCCCAGGCCTTGCTCCTATTGCCTCAGCTCTTGCAGTTGAGCTCTTAGTAGGAATCCTGCATCACCCTCACGG GATATTTGCGGAAGGTGATGTTTTAAACTCCAGTAATAGTGAAAGCAGTGAGCAGCCTCTTGGTATTTTACCCCATCAAATTCGAGGTTCCCTCGCACAGTTTTCACAGATGACACTTGTGGGCCACTCCTCAGACAGTTGTACGGCTTGTTGCGGCACT GTGGTGTCTGAATATCGGAAAAGGGGAATGGAATTTATACTGCAAGCAATCAACCACCCCACCTATCTGGAGGACCTAACTGGACTGACGGAGTTGATGAAATCAGCTAGTTCATTCGAATTGGACTGGGATGATGGAAcggatgaagatgatgatgattgcGTTGAAgtctga
- the LOC117623823 gene encoding transcription factor bHLH30-like, with protein sequence MAFYSFNSNSSFRSEYSSLFDPFTHGSSGFGGALRGGGSVLPHSLVLDSEKGELVKAPARVGKKGVSEAKALAALKNHSEAERRRRERINAHLSTLRGLVPCTEKMDKAALLATVISQVKELKKDALESSKGFLIPVDADEVQVEPYDTGAGDGTISVRASVCCEYRSELLSDLREALDSLHLKMVKADIATLGNRVKNVFVFTSCKERSNDADADADADAFQLLARSVHQALSSVLDKASASPEYSPRTTLPSKRRRVSYFDTSSSSS encoded by the exons ATGGCTTTTTACAGTTTTAACTCCAACTCTTCATTTAGGTCTGAATACTCGAGCCTCTTCGACCCTTTTACGCACGGCTCAAGTGGGTTTGGTGGGGCTCTGCGAGGAGGCGGGTCTGTTTTGCCTCACTCTCTGGTTTTGGATAGTGAGAAAGGTGAGCTTGTTAAGGCTCCAGCGAGAGTGGGAAAGAAAGGGGTATCAGAGGCAAAGGCCTTGGCGGCTTTGAAGAATCACAGTGAGGCTgagaggaggagaagagagagaattaatGCACATCTCTCTACGCTTCGTGGTCTCGTGCCCTGCACTGAAAAG ATGGACAAAGCCGCATTACTTGCTACAGTTATCAGCCAAGTGAAAGAACTGAAGAAGGATGCCCTAGAATCTAGTAAGGGATTTCTCATTCCCGTTGATGCTGATGAAGTGCAAGTTGAACCCTATGACACGGGGGCAGGGGATGGAACCATATCCGTGAGAGCATCCGTCTGCTGTGAATACCGGTCTGAGCTTCTTTCTGACCTAAGAGAAGCTCTCGATTCCCTTCACTTGAAAATGGTGAAGGCAGATATAGCAACCTTGGGAAACCGAGTGAAAAATGTGTTTGTTTTCACCAGCTGCAAAGAGAGAAGCAATGATGCTGATGCTGATGCTGATGCTGATGCATTCCAACTTCTTGCAAGATCTGTTCACCAGGCCTTGAGTTCTGTCCTTGATAAGGCTTCTGCCTCACCAGAATACTCCCCAAGAACAACTCTGCCGAGCAAAAGGCGGAGGGTCTCTTACTTCGATACCTCGAGCTCATCCTCATGA
- the LOC117626196 gene encoding uncharacterized protein YNL011C isoform X2, with the protein MADSWLGPCPSRSPSLILTLSFPQFPWRSHSMSTLRSQNPKHFRCYSFSSIPNPSPVMPSLLVFSGGTAFNGVVEELKNFTTRVAHVLPVSDDGGSTAEIVRVLGGPAVGDIRSRCLRLADKSSSEAVAVRRLLGHRLPLDSRQAKSEWYDIVEGEHSLWTGVSKPYRETIRAFLVYFQNQILRRSDESFSFSNGSIGNFFFAGARTFFQSLDAAIFLFSRVSDIPSESLVLPVISTNDRLTLGCELWDGTIIRGQNEISHPTKGYMEPVNKESSSFPALPSRIKRVFYMSSEGQNLLHEVFPAANPSVLDQLRNVDCVVYAMGSLFTSICPSLVLIGIGEIISSRSCPKPSQYINTVLVPKGGEIPIDVQHLAAQGIFNVIVVDSIHDPKAGVVFDTKSLIQALVDVIGRYTSTNLTAVV; encoded by the exons ATGGCGGACAGTTGGTTGGGCCCATGTCCCTCTCGCTCTCCCTCTCTGATTCTCACTCTCAGTTTCCCCCAATTTCCTTGGAGATCTCATTCCATGTCTACCCTTCGctcccaaaaccctaaacattTCCGTTGCTACTCCTTCTCCTCCatccctaaccctagccctgTCATGCCTTCCTTGCTCGTCTTTTCAG GTGGGACTGCGTTCAACGGCGTCGTTGAGGAGCTCAAGAATTTCACTACTCGCGTAGCTCACGTCCTTCCTGTTTCCGACGATGGAGGAAGTACGGCTGAGATTGTTCGTGTTCTCG GCGGTCCTGCTGTCGGAGATATACGGTCCAGATGTTTGAGATTGGCCGATAAGAGCTCTTCTGAGGCTGTGGCAGTCCGGAGATTGCTTGGTCACCGTTTACCTCTTGATTCGCGTCAAGCCAAATCTGAATG GTATGATATTGTGGAAGGAGAACATTCGCTATGGACGGGAGTATCAAAACCCTACAGGGAAACCATTCGAGCTTTTCTAGTTTATTTTCAGAATCAG ATACTCCGGCGATCTGATGAATCATTTAGCTTCAGTAATGGCAG CATCGGGAATTTCTTCTTTGCAGGAGCACGCACATTTTTTCAGTCCTTAGATGCtgcaatatttttgttttctcgtGTGTCAGATATCCCCTCAGAGAGTCTGGTCCTCCCAGTCATTTCTACTAACGACAGGCTTACATTAGGATGTGAATTATGG GATGGAACTATAATACGAGGCCAGAACGAAATTTCTCATCCAACCAAGGGATATATGGAACCTGTCAATAAG GAAAGCTCTTCATTTCCAGCACTTCCTTCGAGAATAAAGCGGGTATTCTACATGTCAAGTGAGGGCCAAAACTTGCTGCATGAG GTGTTCCCTGCTGCAAACCCATCTGTCTTGGATCAGTTACGTAATGTGGATTGCGTAGTTTATGCTATGGGATCCCTCTTTACTTCTATTTGCCCATCACTG GTATTAATTGGCATTGGGGAGATTATATCTTCAAGGTCCTGCCCCAAG CCCAGCCAATACATCAATACTGTATTAGTGCCCAAAGGTGGTGAGATTCCTATAGATGTTCAACACTTGGCTGCCCAAGGAATCTTTAATGTG ATCGTTGTTGATTCTATACATGATCCAAAAGCTGGTGTAGTATTTGACACGAAGTCGTTAATACAAGCCCTTGTTGACGTGATAGGCAGATACACGAGTACAAATCTTACAGCGGTAGTCTAA